The genomic segment CCGGCGCCCTCGTCGGCGTCCTGATCTCGGTCACCACGATCCCGGCGGCCGGGGGCATCGGGGTCGCGCTCGCGCTCGGTGAGGCCGGTGAGCTGGCCGGATCGGCGGCGCAGCTCGGCATCAACCTCGGCGCGATCCTCGCGACTAGCATCATCGTCCTGACCGTCGAGCGCATCAACTACGAGCGCCGCCGGCGCCGCCACGACGACTCTGGGCCGGTCCGGTCGAAGCCCCCGGAGAAGGCGGCCGAGGGCGACCCGAGCCCGGCGGAGGGAACCGGTGACTGACCCGCGCGTTCAGCTCGCGACGATGCTCGGCGCGTTCGTCGCCGGCACCCTGGTCGCCGAGCTCGCCGGTGCGGCGAACCTCGGGATCGCGCTCAGCTTCGGCAGCCTCGCATTCGCCGCCGTGCTGCTCGTCAACCTCGCCCGCGGCTGAGGCGCGCCGCAGAGGCGCGGACCGGGGCTCGCGCTGCGATCAGCCTCCCGCGAGCCGCGCCTCGGCGAGGCGCAGGTCCGAGGGGGTGGTCAGCTTGGCGTTGGCCGGATCGGCGGCGACGAGCCCGACGCGCCCGCCGGCCGCCTCGATCAGAGCGGCGTCGTCGGTCGCCGCCGCCAGCTCCTCGGCGCTCGCGCGTTCGATCGCCGATCGCAGCGCGGCGGTCCGAAACGCCTGCGGCGTCTGGATCGCCCACAGTCGGTCGCGATCGAGCGTCTGCTCGACGTACGGGGTCCCCTCTCCCCCGGTCGGCGCGGCCAGCTTGACCGTGTCCGAGACCCGAGCCGCGGCGACCGCCCCGTCGAGCGCGGGGTCGGCTCCGAGCGCGCCGAGAACGGCGGTGAACAGCTCGGGCGGGGCGAAGATCCGCGCCGCGTCGTGGACGGCGACGAGCTCCGAGTCGGCCTCGGCCAGGGCCGCGGCGACCGAGGCCGACCGCGAACCCGCGCCCGGGACGATCGTCACCGCGAACTCCGGACCGAGCCCGGCGGCATCGACCGCCGCGCGGGTCTCGCCGAGCCACTCCGGCGGTCCGGCCACCACGG from the Thermoleophilia bacterium SCSIO 60948 genome contains:
- the ispD gene encoding 2-C-methyl-D-erythritol 4-phosphate cytidylyltransferase; the protein is MRPSPPERGDALALIAAAGSGQRLGAGRPKALIEAGGRTLLAHSLRNAAASPSLRGAVVAGPPEWLGETRAAVDAAGLGPEFAVTIVPGAGSRSASVAAALAEADSELVAVHDAARIFAPPELFTAVLGALGADPALDGAVAAARVSDTVKLAAPTGGEGTPYVEQTLDRDRLWAIQTPQAFRTAALRSAIERASAEELAAATDDAALIEAAGGRVGLVAADPANAKLTTPSDLRLAEARLAGG